A window of the Candida orthopsilosis Co 90-125, chromosome 1 draft sequence genome harbors these coding sequences:
- a CDS encoding molybdopterin-converting factor produces MSRNVVLTVLATAAITTAAVEIYHRYKGYLKELTTKTSQPVKSRKFSPGEYSEELIREQLARNYAFLTEEGMAKVRNQRIIVVGAGGVGSWVATMLARSGVEHLRIIDFDQVSLSSLNRHAVATISDVGISKVDCLKNHLLQIVPWIEIDVQNKLWNLDSAQELLDFNPTYVIDCIDNFDTKCDLLTYCHQHNIPIVSSGGAATKSDPTRINVADISKTEEDPLCKKIRIVLKKRGITTGIPFIFSAEKPDPRKAKLLPLAEEEIVKGEVDQLSALKDFRVRILPVLGTMPGMFGLAIATYILTTVSGYPMEPIEGKNRYKIYDDMLQSLAGQQLRIGEEDQRVKISMADVNYILEEVFRGKSPISNYSTRLALSKWDPSKEISLQNVVVMTKDEQRKHEKRILIGGEKLEDVYSKEVIDLVKSRHEDEAYYSKFR; encoded by the coding sequence ATGTCAAGAAACGTGGTACTAACAGTGCTTGCTACTGCTGCTAtaacaacagcagcagtagAAATCTACCATAGATACAAAGGGTACCTAAAGGAACTCACCACGAAAACTTCACAGCCTGTCAAATCACGAAAATTCTCACCTGGTGAATACTCCGAAGAACTCATCCGTGAACAACTAGCAAGAAACTATGCATTTCTTACCGAAGAAGGTATGGCAAAAGTACGAAACCAAAGAATCATAGTTGTTGGTGCCGGTGGTGTTGGATCATGGGTTGCAACCATGCTTGCACGATCTGGAGTTGAACATTTACgaattattgattttgatcaagTATCATTAAGTTCATTAAATCGTCATGCAGTGGCAACTATTTCCGATGTTGGTATTTCTaaagttgattgtttgaaaaaccaTTTATTGCAAATTGTACCttggattgaaattgatgttcAAAATAAGTTGTGGAATTTGGATCTGGCTCaagaattgttggatttcAATCCAACTTATGTCATTGATTGTATTGATAATTTCGATACTAAATGTGATTTGTTAACTTATTGTCATCAACATAATATCCCAATTGTTTCATCGGGTGGTGCAGCTACTAAATCTGATCCAACGAGAATCAATGTTGCTGATATTTCCAAAACCGAAGAAGATCCATTATGTAAAAAAATACgtattgttttgaaaaagagagGTATAACAACTGGTATTCCATTCATATTTTCAGCAGAGAAGCCTGATCCAAGAAAGGCAAAACTTTTACCATTAGCAGAAGAGGAGATTGTCAAAGGAGAAGTTGATCAGCTATCAGCATTAAAAGATTTTCGTGTTCGTATATTACCAGTATTGGGTACTATGCCAGGTATGTTTGGTTTAGCCATTGCCACATATATATTGACCACAGTATCTGGTTATCCAATGGAACCTATTGAAGGTAAAAACAGGTACAAAATTTATGATGATATGTTGCAAAGTTTAGCTGGTCAACAATTGCgaattggtgaagaagatCAACGTGTTAAAATCTCCATGGCTGATGTCAATTACATATTGGAAGAAGTGTTTAGGGGTAAATCGCCGATTTCAAACTACTCAACCAGATTGGCATTGAGTAAATGGGATCCATCAAAGGAAATTAGTTTGCAAAATGTTGTGGTTATGACAAAAGATgaacaaagaaaacatGAAAAGAGGATATTGATTGGCGGTGAAAAGTTGGAGGATGTTTATCTGAAAgaagttattgatttggttAAGTCAAGACATGAGGATGAAGCTTATTACTCAAAATTTAGATAG
- a CDS encoding Nat2 N-terminal acetyltransferase, giving the protein MLPFRPIAPLRSLFRITTTPSPTRTYINSLRNSIRTSFKRTSFRFNSTSSTAHNIPPPPRGKKPQGIKALMKEYGYPALAVYLALSMIDLPICYVLVHSMGQEKIQYYENKVKQAFGYGVSDAELKHQQEVQKIEAGIDQDDNAIEEQKAAQRDQSIIQYVMSQFSWTEFAIAYGLHKSLIFIRLPITAAITPGIVKLLRGWGFRIGTDKLSTTANLAKDLAKSGYKDITASSGKFGTRPGKRKWWWFF; this is encoded by the coding sequence ATGCTCCCATTCAGACCCATAGCTCCCTTGCGGTCATTATTCCGtattacaacaacaccatcacCAACGCGAACCTATATTAATTCATTGCGCAATTCAATCAGAACATCATTCAAACGTACATCCTTTAGGTTCAACtctacatcatcaaccGCTCACAACATCCCTCCCCCACCAAGGGGCAAGAAACCACAAGGTATCAAAGCGTTAATGAAAGAATACGGATACCCTGCTTTAGCTGTCTACTTGGCCCTTTCGATGATTGATTTGCCTATATGTTATGTCCTTGTTCATTCAATGGGACAAGAAAAGATCCAATATTATGAAAATAAAGTGAAACAGGCATTTGGGTATGGAGTCAGTGATGCTGAATTAAAACACCAACAAGAAGTGCAAAAAATCGAAGCTGGTATTGATCAAGATGATAATGCAATTGAGGAACAAAAAGCGGCACAACGTGATCAAAGTATAATTCAATATGTAATGAGTCAATTTTCATGGACGGAATTTGCCATTGCTTATGGATTACACAAgagtttgattttcatTAGATTGCCAATAACAGCAGCCATAACTCCAGGAATTGTTAAATTGTTACGTGGTTGGGGTTTTAGAATAGGTACTGATAAATTGAGTACTACAGCAAATTTAGCTAAAGATTTAGCTAAGAGTGGATATAAGGATATTACTGCTAGTAGTGGTAAATTTGGTACTAGACCCGGTAAGAGaaaatggtggtggttttTTTAA